A genomic region of Chloroflexota bacterium contains the following coding sequences:
- a CDS encoding aldose 1-epimerase family protein — protein MNYDGLSRQELLKHVGHMDQLAGVKLLEAADGLARDSRLLQVWTGSGLTFDLLADRALDISACRYKGIPLAWVSSVGEVHPAYYDSRGLGWLRSFPGGLLATCGLDHWGPPTSDLGEEFGLHGRVSNLPARYVSYRAGWMGEQYELEITGEVRQAAVFGENLVLRRRISTRLGSNMIQIDDVVTNEGFESQPHMILYHFNLGFPLLSPDTHLHVDSQETIPRDAEAESDLENWMNFQPPTAGYQEQVFRHKPLADEDGRVAVEVSNTNLGLGLRLTYANANLPYLVQWKMMGEGMYVLGVEPVNCGVLEGRGTARERGSLPHLEPGESRQYALTVEVIEDR, from the coding sequence ATGAATTACGATGGTTTGAGCCGGCAGGAACTACTGAAACATGTCGGGCATATGGATCAATTGGCGGGTGTCAAACTGCTGGAAGCCGCCGATGGACTGGCACGGGACAGCAGATTGTTGCAGGTGTGGACTGGCTCTGGTCTCACCTTTGACCTGCTGGCTGACCGGGCTTTGGATATTTCCGCATGCCGTTACAAGGGGATTCCTCTGGCCTGGGTTTCCTCGGTGGGAGAGGTCCATCCCGCCTATTATGACTCCCGGGGGCTGGGCTGGCTGCGTTCTTTCCCCGGGGGATTGTTGGCCACTTGCGGGCTGGATCACTGGGGACCTCCCACCAGCGATCTGGGCGAAGAATTCGGTTTGCACGGACGTGTGAGCAACTTGCCTGCTCGCTATGTGAGCTACCGCGCCGGCTGGATGGGGGAGCAGTACGAGCTTGAAATCACTGGCGAAGTCCGGCAAGCGGCCGTGTTCGGCGAAAATCTGGTCCTGCGACGACGCATTTCCACCCGCCTGGGTTCCAACATGATACAGATTGACGATGTGGTCACCAACGAGGGCTTTGAGTCGCAGCCACATATGATCCTCTACCACTTCAATCTGGGATTCCCGCTGCTCAGCCCGGATACCCACTTGCATGTCGATTCGCAAGAGACTATCCCGCGGGATGCCGAGGCTGAAAGTGATCTGGAAAACTGGATGAACTTCCAGCCACCGACGGCCGGGTATCAGGAGCAGGTGTTCCGGCACAAGCCGCTTGCGGATGAAGATGGCCGGGTGGCTGTGGAGGTGAGTAACACCAACCTAGGTTTGGGCTTGCGTTTGACCTATGCCAACGCCAACTTGCCCTACCTGGTTCAATGGAAGATGATGGGAGAGGGCATGTACGTGCTGGGCGTCGAACCTGTCAATTGCGGGGTTCTTGAGGGCAGGGGGACGGCCCGGGAGCGAGGCTCTCTGCCCCATCTGGAGCCGGGAGAAAGCCGGCAGTACGCGTTGACAGTTGAAGTGATCGAAGATCGCTGA
- a CDS encoding MBL fold metallo-hydrolase has translation MLDVLDLDFQDTSEVIASYLVRGPAGFVLIETGPASTFQNLKVKLNLLGIELAQISHVLVTHIHLDHAGAAGWVARESGATVHVHHVGARHLADPSRLLASASRIYGDLMDPLWGETIAVPAGQVHALQDGDVIEAAGLRLAAVDTPGHAYHHMSYLLDGLCFTGDVAGVRLPGQTHLRLPTPPPEIDIPAWKGSLFRLQELQPDRLLPTHFGPVAQTSDPIEHLDAVGQLLDIYVDFVRQGLQEGFSVEAIGESFAHWVAEQAAADGADADAIARYEVAVPSFMEVPGLIRYLRKFEQTV, from the coding sequence ATGCTTGATGTTCTTGATCTCGATTTTCAGGATACCTCAGAGGTTATCGCCAGTTATCTTGTACGTGGGCCTGCTGGTTTCGTTTTGATCGAAACCGGTCCTGCCTCCACCTTCCAGAATCTCAAGGTGAAACTCAACCTTCTTGGCATCGAGTTGGCCCAGATTAGCCACGTGCTGGTCACCCATATCCACCTGGATCACGCGGGTGCCGCCGGCTGGGTCGCTCGAGAGTCGGGCGCGACGGTCCACGTGCATCATGTTGGCGCGCGGCATCTGGCCGACCCCAGCCGGCTGCTTGCTTCCGCCAGCCGCATCTACGGCGACCTGATGGATCCCCTGTGGGGTGAGACCATCGCCGTACCGGCCGGCCAGGTTCATGCCCTGCAGGACGGCGATGTCATCGAGGCAGCCGGCCTGCGGCTGGCGGCCGTCGATACCCCGGGTCATGCCTACCACCATATGTCCTACCTGCTGGACGGGCTCTGTTTCACCGGTGATGTTGCCGGTGTGCGCCTTCCGGGCCAGACCCACCTGCGTTTGCCGACCCCACCTCCGGAGATCGATATCCCAGCCTGGAAGGGCAGTCTTTTTCGCCTGCAGGAACTTCAGCCCGATCGATTGTTGCCAACCCATTTCGGCCCCGTGGCGCAGACCAGTGACCCCATCGAACACCTCGATGCCGTTGGACAACTGCTGGATATCTACGTGGACTTCGTCCGCCAGGGCCTGCAGGAAGGCTTTTCTGTCGAGGCGATCGGCGAGAGCTTCGCCCACTGGGTTGCTGAACAGGCGGCGGCCGATGGCGCGGATGCTGACGCGATCGCCCGCTATGAGGTCGCCGTGCCTTCCTTCATGGAGGTGCCGGGCCTGATTCGATATCTGCGCAAATTTGAGCAGACGGTTTAG
- a CDS encoding AAA family ATPase, which produces MPLRLYLLGPPQIHWDDRRFNIPRRQARALLYRLATRMELAPRETICFLFWSDIPEHNARRNLSRVLSLLRTALPHPDMLISDGEDISLDRRRIWSDTIAFERCYREGNVAGEVSSLDQAILLYRGSFLSGFALPESPEYEAWMLGEQRYWEQRYLTALSALVEQCTQRQQLDRAIDLAQRYLVMDAMSEQMHRNLMTLYAARGDRQAAMRQYEACVATLERELGVRPLPETRSVYLTVLGRETIVDREVPSDRAWVTPPGLQLPMVGRNGVLEEMREAFTRARQGDGGLVLISGQAGIGKTRLMQEFASSLPDPALVLMAVSQKGNLDLPYHPVVQALRSAGDLSDVLHRVPVIWLAEAARLLPDLGTARPDLPPPLPVQPEEARTRLFEALCHLALGMISDDGVLILCMDNLQWSDGATLAWLTYVADCARSKPVLLVGAYRSEESSRLAEFRRSLARQTDLLELHLEGIDAASIQELLHACGRHLSARPGLAERLHDATGGNPFFLLETLRSMLESSDLDQEPEKQLLLPLNQTVQRAVAARLSRLRPIARQIIEAGAVLGAAFGFDILRATAGRREMETMDGLDELVARQLFIEQDTHYRFQHDLVRRAVEANLSPMRRQLLHRRAGRALERLDLGTPGSLAHHFAIGGRPKKALQYHDLAATAASGLFAWEKAEGHLGQMLSALDILDPDCSDVHYCSLRGDVFSRRANLRYLRGKRSQRDADLLALVQLARRAGNDPLLLQSSVDQVRYLNLDGRYVDAIAAAQEGLAVAVSLEDSKASSRLHAQMGFAHLLLGQPEQALASLETAETALAALGDSPDQAARGRILRVRGHVYFHLSSFEMAVECHEEALHIQREQGAADRIALAQLDLGLGLLKLNRFREFDRHVADGMALARRIGARPVEAHGLCIQGFGLLYRAEFREAVRSFEHSLAIHRSLPSRHEVSAALLGLGFAFYRQGSLAKAKGSMNAALETAQAVRHDRGISRALAGLGLVSTAQGALEDAVDLLCRGLAVAEACRCPENIALLLTALSAANRLGGDLENAREHAYEGIEVAEQFALPSEAMWARIEAGLTHLDLGEREEALVQVNKAMALLPDAHQAWVSHSTVRDLFDRLNQPKPG; this is translated from the coding sequence ATGCCCTTACGACTATATTTGCTGGGGCCCCCTCAAATCCATTGGGATGACAGGCGTTTCAACATTCCACGGCGGCAGGCACGCGCGCTGCTGTATCGCCTCGCCACCCGCATGGAGCTGGCTCCCAGGGAAACCATCTGTTTTCTCTTTTGGTCCGACATCCCTGAACACAATGCCCGGCGCAATCTTAGCCGTGTCCTCTCCCTGCTTCGCACTGCGCTTCCCCACCCGGATATGCTCATTTCTGACGGCGAAGATATCAGCCTTGACCGTCGCCGCATCTGGTCCGATACGATCGCCTTTGAACGCTGCTATCGAGAGGGCAATGTGGCAGGAGAGGTTTCCTCTCTCGACCAAGCTATTCTGCTCTATCGCGGCAGTTTTTTGTCCGGATTTGCGCTTCCCGAAAGCCCCGAATACGAAGCGTGGATGCTTGGCGAACAGCGCTACTGGGAGCAGCGCTACCTCACTGCCCTTTCAGCGCTGGTCGAGCAATGCACCCAACGACAGCAACTGGATAGGGCCATCGATCTTGCCCAGCGTTATCTGGTAATGGATGCGATGTCCGAGCAAATGCACCGGAATCTGATGACTCTGTATGCAGCGCGTGGGGATCGGCAGGCTGCGATGCGCCAATATGAAGCCTGTGTCGCGACTCTGGAGCGGGAGTTGGGCGTCCGGCCACTGCCGGAAACACGCTCGGTTTATCTAACCGTGCTGGGACGCGAAACCATCGTCGACCGGGAAGTGCCATCCGACAGGGCATGGGTGACTCCGCCCGGCCTTCAGTTGCCCATGGTCGGTCGCAACGGTGTCCTTGAAGAGATGCGGGAGGCTTTTACGCGAGCCCGCCAGGGGGATGGGGGACTGGTATTGATCTCTGGACAGGCTGGCATTGGCAAGACACGACTGATGCAGGAATTTGCGTCCAGCCTGCCTGATCCCGCGCTTGTTCTGATGGCAGTCTCTCAGAAAGGCAATCTTGACTTGCCCTATCATCCTGTGGTCCAGGCGTTGCGATCCGCCGGCGATCTGTCTGATGTCTTGCACCGTGTCCCCGTTATCTGGCTCGCGGAGGCGGCCAGGCTGCTGCCCGATTTAGGTACTGCAAGGCCAGACCTGCCGCCGCCGCTGCCTGTCCAGCCCGAGGAAGCTCGCACCCGGCTGTTCGAAGCTCTCTGCCACCTTGCGCTGGGCATGATCTCCGATGACGGCGTGTTGATTCTATGTATGGACAACCTGCAATGGTCCGATGGCGCAACTCTGGCGTGGCTGACCTATGTAGCAGATTGTGCCCGCTCCAAGCCAGTTCTGCTGGTGGGCGCCTATCGCAGCGAGGAGTCCAGCCGCCTTGCCGAATTTCGACGGAGCCTTGCGCGCCAGACAGATCTGCTGGAACTCCATCTCGAAGGAATCGACGCGGCGTCGATTCAGGAGCTTCTACATGCTTGCGGCAGGCATCTTTCGGCAAGGCCCGGGCTGGCCGAAAGACTGCATGATGCGACCGGTGGCAACCCCTTCTTTTTGCTTGAAACTTTGCGTTCGATGCTCGAGTCTTCTGATCTGGATCAGGAGCCTGAGAAGCAGTTGCTGTTGCCTCTCAATCAGACAGTGCAACGGGCCGTGGCTGCCCGGTTGAGTCGCTTGCGTCCCATCGCCCGTCAGATCATCGAGGCGGGCGCAGTTCTGGGTGCCGCCTTCGGATTCGATATCTTGCGTGCGACGGCCGGCCGAAGAGAGATGGAGACCATGGATGGGCTCGACGAGCTGGTCGCTCGCCAACTGTTCATTGAGCAGGATACTCACTATCGTTTTCAGCACGACCTCGTTCGACGGGCTGTGGAAGCCAATCTGAGTCCCATGCGACGCCAGTTGTTGCATCGTCGAGCCGGCAGGGCACTGGAGCGTCTGGATCTGGGAACGCCTGGATCGCTGGCCCACCACTTTGCGATTGGCGGCAGACCAAAGAAAGCATTGCAATATCACGACCTGGCTGCCACGGCGGCATCGGGACTGTTCGCCTGGGAGAAAGCTGAGGGCCACCTCGGCCAGATGTTATCTGCTTTGGATATTCTGGATCCCGACTGCTCAGATGTCCATTACTGTTCTCTCCGCGGGGATGTCTTCAGTCGTCGAGCCAATCTGCGCTACCTGAGGGGGAAACGATCGCAGCGTGACGCCGATCTGTTGGCCCTGGTTCAACTGGCAAGGAGAGCCGGTAACGATCCATTGCTTCTGCAATCGTCTGTTGATCAGGTGCGTTATTTGAACCTGGACGGGCGGTACGTGGATGCGATTGCTGCAGCGCAGGAAGGATTGGCAGTCGCAGTCTCGCTGGAGGACTCCAAGGCCAGTTCCCGTCTGCATGCCCAGATGGGCTTTGCTCACCTGCTTCTCGGGCAACCTGAACAAGCCCTGGCTTCCCTGGAGACTGCGGAGACTGCACTGGCAGCCCTTGGCGACAGTCCGGACCAGGCCGCTCGGGGACGTATCCTGCGCGTCCGGGGTCATGTTTACTTCCACCTCTCCAGTTTCGAAATGGCGGTTGAATGCCATGAAGAGGCGCTGCACATTCAGCGGGAACAGGGAGCTGCCGATCGGATCGCCCTGGCGCAGTTGGATCTGGGCCTCGGCCTTCTCAAACTCAACAGGTTTCGGGAGTTCGATCGCCACGTTGCCGATGGCATGGCGCTGGCTCGCCGAATCGGTGCGCGGCCCGTCGAGGCTCACGGATTATGCATCCAGGGATTTGGGTTATTGTACCGGGCAGAGTTCAGGGAAGCCGTTCGATCTTTTGAACACTCTCTGGCAATTCACCGTTCCCTGCCCAGCAGACACGAGGTTAGTGCAGCACTGTTAGGCCTGGGCTTCGCATTTTACCGTCAGGGAAGCCTGGCTAAGGCGAAAGGGTCGATGAACGCTGCTCTTGAGACTGCCCAGGCCGTTCGGCATGACCGGGGGATATCGCGCGCGCTGGCTGGATTGGGGCTCGTTTCGACGGCACAGGGGGCTCTGGAAGATGCCGTTGACCTGCTTTGTCGCGGTCTCGCCGTGGCTGAGGCCTGCCGGTGTCCCGAGAACATTGCCCTGTTACTGACAGCGCTTTCGGCGGCTAATCGACTCGGTGGTGATCTGGAAAATGCCCGGGAGCACGCGTATGAAGGGATCGAGGTTGCGGAACAATTTGCGTTGCCAAGCGAGGCAATGTGGGCCCGCATCGAGGCCGGATTGACCCATCTTGACCTGGGAGAGCGGGAGGAAGCGCTTGTGCAGGTGAACAAAGCCATGGCGCTTTTGCCGGACGCCCATCAAGCCTGGGTTTCCCACTCAACAGTGCGAGACCTTTTTGACCGCCTGAACCAGCCGAAGCCTGGGTGA
- a CDS encoding cupin domain-containing protein produces MGTIHHFQGKNGGWDWQGVPVEDYGPLRPGISVRRFISRQDDSNNLELRYFEIEPGACSNYEQHNYEHAVLVLRGRGTVRFGEEVFPIQFGDAIFVESDEIHQFRAAEDELLGIMCTVLDKELRIPVHGQQTLAMFDDVTGEPLP; encoded by the coding sequence ATGGGCACTATCCATCACTTTCAAGGCAAAAATGGAGGTTGGGACTGGCAAGGTGTTCCTGTCGAGGACTATGGCCCGCTCAGACCTGGCATTTCGGTGCGGCGCTTTATCAGCCGGCAGGACGATTCCAATAACCTGGAGTTGCGCTATTTTGAAATAGAGCCGGGCGCATGCAGCAATTATGAACAGCATAATTACGAGCACGCCGTTCTGGTCCTGCGCGGGCGGGGAACAGTCCGTTTTGGAGAAGAGGTCTTTCCCATCCAGTTTGGCGATGCTATCTTTGTCGAATCGGACGAGATCCATCAATTCCGGGCGGCTGAGGATGAGCTGCTTGGTATTATGTGCACCGTTCTGGATAAGGAATTGCGGATACCTGTGCATGGGCAGCAAACGCTGGCTATGTTCGACGATGTAACCGGTGAACCCCTTCCGTGA
- a CDS encoding AIR synthase family protein — MDQNMNLPAGKLPPALLDGLLRRFAPSDPRLIVGPQMGEDAAVIDFGDRYLVAKTDPITFATDEIGWYAVNVNANDIAVMGAKPRWFLATVLLPEGKATVGQAESIYGQIAGACQQLGVALAGGHTEITVGLDRPIISGCMLGEVSPENLVRSSGMRPNDLIILARGIPIEGTAIIAREKQGDLLARGYGARLLQRAQAFLHDPGISVVEAAHLAVEAVPVHAMHDPTEGGLATGLWEMAMASEVGIDIDFDAVPVAPESEALCAVYGLDPLGTIASGALVIVLAPENVDQLLLTFDRAGIPARIIGRVTGTPGEMKAKRGGQAIAYPRFSVDEIARLFS, encoded by the coding sequence ATGGATCAGAACATGAACCTGCCGGCGGGTAAGCTACCCCCCGCGCTGCTGGATGGCCTGCTCAGGCGCTTCGCGCCCAGTGACCCGCGCCTGATCGTTGGACCGCAGATGGGCGAGGACGCCGCCGTGATCGACTTCGGCGATCGCTATCTGGTCGCCAAGACCGATCCGATCACCTTCGCCACCGACGAGATCGGCTGGTATGCCGTCAATGTCAACGCCAACGACATTGCCGTCATGGGTGCCAAGCCCCGCTGGTTCCTTGCTACGGTGTTGTTACCTGAGGGCAAGGCCACGGTCGGACAGGCCGAGTCGATCTACGGGCAGATTGCGGGTGCCTGCCAACAATTGGGGGTTGCACTGGCCGGGGGACACACGGAGATCACCGTGGGATTGGACCGTCCCATCATCTCCGGCTGCATGCTGGGGGAAGTGTCGCCGGAAAACCTGGTCCGCTCCTCGGGCATGCGCCCGAACGACTTGATTATTCTGGCGCGGGGTATTCCCATCGAGGGTACAGCAATCATCGCCCGGGAAAAGCAAGGGGATTTATTGGCTCGGGGTTACGGGGCCAGGCTGCTGCAGCGGGCGCAGGCCTTTCTTCACGATCCTGGTATCAGCGTGGTCGAGGCGGCCCACCTGGCAGTGGAGGCAGTGCCGGTCCATGCCATGCACGATCCCACCGAGGGTGGTTTGGCAACGGGTCTCTGGGAGATGGCAATGGCATCGGAAGTGGGGATCGATATCGACTTTGATGCGGTGCCGGTGGCGCCTGAGAGTGAAGCCCTCTGTGCGGTCTACGGGCTGGACCCGCTGGGCACCATCGCCTCAGGGGCTCTGGTGATAGTCCTGGCGCCCGAAAACGTGGATCAGTTGCTACTGACTTTTGACCGGGCGGGGATTCCCGCCCGAATCATTGGGCGCGTCACCGGCACGCCTGGAGAAATGAAAGCAAAACGGGGCGGCCAGGCCATCGCCTATCCCCGTTTTTCGGTGGACGAAATCGCCCGGCTCTTCAGTTGA
- a CDS encoding YjjG family noncanonical pyrimidine nucleotidase yields MTYTWLLFDIDGTLFDYDRAESTALRLAFDESGMPFEPVYLNAYRTINGEIWQEFERGEITSQAIKSQRFARFFDAIGVSFDPLAFGTTYLWCLAQQATLIDGAEETIRRLHDRYRLFLLTNGLKEVQRERLARSTLKDYFEGIVISDEVGVSKPDGRIFDIAFQLMGNPDRAEVLMIGDSTTSDMAGAVGYGIDTCWFNASGKPAPAGLPIDYEISNLSELPLLLEKTELEDERSTTAR; encoded by the coding sequence ATGACCTACACCTGGCTTCTTTTTGACATCGACGGTACCCTGTTTGACTACGATCGCGCCGAGTCGACGGCGCTTCGCCTGGCCTTCGACGAAAGTGGTATGCCCTTCGAGCCAGTTTATCTGAATGCCTACCGAACCATCAACGGAGAGATCTGGCAGGAATTCGAACGGGGGGAAATCACCTCGCAGGCCATCAAGTCGCAGCGCTTTGCCCGTTTTTTCGATGCAATAGGCGTTTCGTTTGATCCGCTCGCTTTTGGCACAACCTACCTGTGGTGCCTGGCTCAACAGGCCACGCTCATCGATGGCGCAGAAGAAACCATCAGGCGTCTGCATGACCGGTATCGGCTGTTTCTGTTGACGAACGGTCTCAAAGAAGTTCAACGGGAGCGGTTGGCTCGCTCGACTTTGAAGGACTACTTTGAAGGGATTGTTATCTCCGACGAGGTAGGTGTGAGCAAACCCGATGGCCGCATCTTCGACATAGCCTTTCAGTTAATGGGAAATCCAGACCGGGCAGAGGTGTTGATGATCGGCGACAGCACCACCTCTGATATGGCAGGCGCTGTCGGCTACGGAATCGACACCTGTTGGTTCAACGCCAGTGGCAAGCCAGCGCCCGCCGGGCTGCCGATCGACTACGAAATCTCCAACCTTTCTGAGTTGCCGCTGCTTCTGGAAAAGACCGAATTAGAGGATGAAAGATCTACCACTGCCCGGTGA
- the acs gene encoding acetate--CoA ligase has translation MDRKADILAAEHEVYEPPPDVVAQAHVKDYEEVYARAVADPEAFWQERAQTLDWYEPPDRILDSSNAPFFQWFPGAQTNIVFNALDRHVETWRKNKIALIWEGEPGDQQSFSYYRLWQEVNRFANILRSMGVQKGDRVTIYMGRVPELPMAMLACAKIGAVHSVVYGGFSEQALADRIEDAQSRVLITTDGAWLRGKIVELKEIADEAIRRSPVVEHVIVVKRTGQDVYMEAGRDYWYHDLSALPIASSRAETEVMDAEDPLFILYTSGTTGKPKGLVHTHGGYQVFTSTTLEWVFDIKEEDRWWCAADPGWITGHSYIVYGPLILGATSFMYEGAPTFPYPNRWWKMIENYGITLLYTAPTAIRGLMRFGDAWPKRHDLSSLRLLGSVGEPINPEAWRWYHRVIGDEDCPIMDTWWQTETGGFMITPLPSVALKPGSATRPFPGIEVDVVDEEGEPVKANEDGYLVVKQPWPGMARTVYRDPERYVSQYWERFKDKGYYLTGDSARKDEDGYIWIIGRIDDVIKVSGYRLGTAEIESALVSHEAVAEAACIGMPDELRGNVIWAYCILRQGYEGSDRLVDELKQHVRHETGPITVPAKIEFVDELPKTRSGKIMRRVLKARALGKDEGDISTLAA, from the coding sequence ATGGATCGCAAAGCTGACATCCTGGCTGCCGAGCACGAAGTCTACGAGCCCCCACCAGACGTTGTGGCGCAGGCTCATGTGAAGGATTATGAGGAGGTATACGCCCGGGCGGTGGCAGATCCCGAGGCCTTTTGGCAGGAACGGGCCCAGACGCTGGACTGGTACGAGCCACCGGATCGAATTCTGGATAGCTCCAACGCCCCTTTTTTCCAGTGGTTTCCCGGCGCCCAGACCAATATCGTCTTTAATGCGCTCGATCGTCACGTCGAGACCTGGCGCAAAAATAAGATCGCCCTGATCTGGGAAGGGGAGCCTGGCGACCAGCAATCGTTCAGTTACTACCGTCTCTGGCAGGAAGTCAATCGTTTTGCTAACATACTGCGCAGCATGGGTGTACAAAAAGGTGATCGGGTTACGATCTACATGGGCCGTGTGCCAGAGCTGCCTATGGCCATGTTGGCATGTGCCAAGATCGGCGCCGTGCATTCGGTGGTATATGGTGGGTTCAGCGAGCAAGCCCTGGCGGACCGCATCGAGGACGCCCAGAGTCGCGTGTTGATTACAACAGATGGTGCCTGGTTGCGGGGCAAGATCGTTGAACTGAAAGAGATTGCCGACGAAGCCATCCGTCGCTCTCCCGTGGTAGAACACGTGATCGTGGTCAAGCGAACCGGGCAGGATGTGTACATGGAAGCTGGCCGCGATTACTGGTATCACGATCTTTCCGCACTGCCCATAGCTTCTTCCAGGGCCGAGACGGAGGTCATGGATGCGGAGGACCCTTTGTTTATCCTCTACACTTCGGGTACCACAGGCAAGCCCAAGGGCCTGGTGCACACCCACGGTGGCTATCAGGTATTTACCAGCACCACACTCGAATGGGTCTTTGATATCAAGGAGGAGGATCGCTGGTGGTGTGCGGCTGATCCAGGTTGGATTACTGGCCACAGCTATATCGTCTACGGGCCGTTGATTCTGGGCGCTACCAGCTTCATGTACGAGGGTGCACCCACCTTCCCTTACCCCAATCGCTGGTGGAAGATGATCGAAAACTATGGCATTACCCTACTCTATACGGCGCCCACCGCCATTCGGGGCCTGATGCGTTTTGGCGATGCCTGGCCCAAACGCCATGACCTCAGCAGCTTGAGGTTACTGGGAAGTGTAGGCGAACCGATCAACCCCGAGGCCTGGCGCTGGTATCACCGGGTTATCGGCGATGAGGATTGTCCCATCATGGACACCTGGTGGCAGACCGAGACGGGCGGTTTCATGATCACCCCCTTGCCCTCGGTGGCACTGAAGCCTGGATCGGCTACCCGGCCTTTTCCAGGAATCGAGGTGGATGTGGTGGACGAGGAGGGAGAACCGGTAAAAGCCAACGAGGATGGCTACCTGGTGGTCAAACAACCCTGGCCTGGCATGGCGCGCACGGTCTATCGTGATCCCGAGCGTTATGTTTCGCAGTACTGGGAGCGATTCAAGGACAAGGGTTACTATCTGACTGGCGACTCGGCCCGCAAGGATGAAGATGGCTATATCTGGATAATTGGCCGCATCGACGATGTCATCAAGGTCAGTGGCTATCGCCTGGGCACGGCCGAGATCGAGAGCGCGCTGGTCAGCCATGAAGCAGTGGCTGAAGCGGCCTGCATCGGCATGCCCGATGAACTGCGGGGCAATGTGATCTGGGCCTATTGTATCTTGCGGCAGGGTTACGAGGGAAGCGATCGGCTGGTTGACGAGTTGAAGCAACACGTGCGCCACGAGACTGGCCCGATCACCGTACCGGCCAAAATCGAGTTCGTGGATGAGCTGCCCAAGACCCGTTCCGGAAAGATTATGCGCCGCGTTCTCAAAGCAAGGGCGTTGGGTAAGGACGAGGGCGATATCTCCACCCTGGCGGCGTGA
- a CDS encoding polysaccharide deacetylase family protein produces the protein MAAKNAVVTFHQVPSATWFRNTLQTIGRLFRFANVDEVDAFLHGDHPLRSSCLVSFDDGDRSFRDVALPVLQELSIPALLFVSPAILAANSGYWFQELGELRRRLDAATIRRTMAEQLDIRYDAVTGFAINSLAKQMPLADLRQVIEALQGQSTVTGSTTDNLSLDEVRDLSQLDLITIGAHTMHHAILRNESREIATREIDDSIDTLAELTGQPIRTFAYPNGVPGVDFSDREQRALREKGVTLAFATHSGFLGPKTDPLAIPRIAMSATPADTGSKVMGKLLLAPFWDKLRNQRELEQRRRIAVLLAEQGQPQ, from the coding sequence TTGGCAGCAAAAAACGCCGTGGTGACCTTTCACCAGGTGCCATCGGCGACATGGTTCCGTAACACCCTCCAGACCATCGGCCGCCTGTTTCGTTTTGCCAACGTGGACGAAGTGGACGCCTTTCTTCATGGCGATCATCCATTGCGAAGCAGTTGCCTCGTAAGTTTCGACGATGGGGACCGAAGCTTCCGCGATGTTGCCCTGCCGGTGCTGCAGGAACTGAGCATCCCTGCTCTCCTTTTTGTTTCGCCTGCAATCCTGGCGGCCAACTCAGGTTATTGGTTCCAGGAGCTTGGCGAGTTGCGCCGCCGGCTGGACGCTGCAACCATCCGAAGGACCATGGCTGAGCAGCTTGACATCCGCTACGACGCAGTGACTGGCTTCGCGATCAATTCCCTGGCCAAGCAAATGCCTCTGGCCGACCTGAGGCAGGTCATCGAGGCGCTTCAGGGTCAATCGACCGTGACGGGATCGACAACAGACAACTTATCCCTGGACGAGGTACGGGACCTGAGTCAGTTGGACCTGATCACCATCGGCGCGCATACGATGCATCATGCGATTCTGCGCAATGAATCAAGGGAGATAGCCACACGAGAGATCGACGACTCGATTGATACCCTGGCGGAACTGACGGGTCAACCTATCAGAACCTTCGCATATCCCAACGGTGTTCCCGGAGTGGATTTCAGCGATCGGGAACAGCGGGCGCTACGCGAAAAGGGAGTCACCCTGGCTTTTGCTACACACAGCGGGTTTTTGGGACCAAAAACGGACCCATTGGCTATCCCCCGGATAGCCATGTCGGCAACTCCGGCCGACACTGGCTCGAAAGTCATGGGGAAACTGCTGTTAGCGCCATTCTGGGACAAGCTGAGGAATCAGCGGGAACTGGAGCAGCGCCGGAGAATCGCGGTGTTACTTGCGGAGCAAGGGCAACCTCAATAG